A region of Streptomyces sp. NBC_01750 DNA encodes the following proteins:
- a CDS encoding helix-turn-helix transcriptional regulator — MPTDLSPTARALRTMEILQTRPGATADELAASLGVTERAARRYIGILREAGIPVESTRGPYGGYRLGRGTRLPPVVFTEPEALGLVMAALDDADELVASALSKVIRALPENIGRQAATLRDHASAAPDPYSARPDPATTSALVAASAFRRSVRVAYRSESGKESEGEVDPWAVVVRHGRWYLLCRSHRADAIRTYRVDRIGAVHQTTRAFDPPDDLDPVAALEENLGTGWEYPTRVVFDAPLSEVARWVRPPMGRLEASGDGCVLVGSTSTPAMYAEEWLARIPFGFRVEGGPELRAAVAAVAARFTAAVES; from the coding sequence GTGCCGACCGATCTCAGCCCCACCGCACGGGCCCTGCGCACCATGGAAATCCTCCAGACCCGCCCCGGCGCGACGGCGGACGAGCTCGCCGCGTCCCTGGGTGTCACGGAGCGGGCCGCGCGCCGGTACATCGGGATCCTCCGGGAGGCGGGCATCCCGGTCGAGTCGACCCGAGGCCCGTACGGCGGGTACCGGCTGGGACGCGGGACGAGGCTGCCGCCGGTGGTCTTCACGGAACCGGAGGCACTGGGGTTGGTCATGGCGGCGCTCGACGACGCCGACGAGCTCGTGGCAAGTGCGCTGAGCAAGGTCATCCGAGCGCTGCCGGAGAACATCGGACGGCAGGCGGCGACGCTGCGCGACCATGCGTCGGCTGCGCCCGACCCGTACTCGGCTCGGCCTGATCCGGCCACCACCAGCGCACTGGTCGCGGCGTCCGCGTTCCGACGGAGCGTGCGGGTGGCGTATCGGAGCGAGTCGGGGAAGGAGTCGGAGGGAGAGGTGGACCCCTGGGCGGTGGTCGTCCGCCACGGGCGCTGGTACCTCCTGTGCCGCTCGCATCGCGCGGACGCGATCCGCACGTACCGGGTCGACCGGATCGGCGCGGTCCATCAGACGACCCGCGCGTTCGACCCGCCCGACGACCTCGACCCGGTGGCGGCGCTGGAGGAGAACCTGGGCACGGGCTGGGAGTACCCCACCCGCGTGGTGTTCGACGCGCCCCTGTCCGAGGTGGCGCGGTGGGTCAGGCCCCCCATGGGACGACTGGAGGCGTCGGGCGACGGGTGCGTACTGGTCGGCAGTACGAGCACTCCGGCGATGTACGCGGAGGAGTGGCTGGCGAGGATTCCGTTCGGGTTCCGCGTCGAGGGCGGGCCGGAGCTCCGGGCCGCGGTGGCGGCGGTGGCGGCGCGCTTCACGGCGGCGGTGGAGTCCTAG
- a CDS encoding zinc-dependent alcohol dehydrogenase family protein: MRAVVFEEFGKPLEVREVSDPVPSHDGAVIRVEATGLCRSDWHGWMGHDSGITLPHVPGHELAGVIESVGSDVANWRPGDRVTVPFICACGRCAACARGAQQVCERQEQPGFTHWGSFAEYVPVHHADANLVALPETMSFATAASLGCRFATAFRAVVGQGRVRPGEWVAVHGCGGVGLSAVMIAAACGAGVVAVDVSPGALELARTFGATVCVNAATLTGSVAGAVREATGGGAHLSLDALGAPVTCVNSVQSLRRQGRHVQVGLLPDGVHLPMDRVVPLELEILGSHGMAAHAYPEMMAMVASGALRPDLLVTTEIGLDDVPAVLAALGGASGTGVTVITPHPAVNSA, translated from the coding sequence TTGCGTGCTGTGGTGTTCGAGGAGTTCGGCAAGCCGCTCGAGGTACGGGAGGTTTCCGACCCCGTACCGTCCCACGACGGTGCGGTCATCCGGGTCGAGGCGACAGGCCTCTGCCGCAGCGACTGGCACGGCTGGATGGGCCACGACTCCGGCATCACCCTCCCGCACGTACCCGGTCATGAACTGGCAGGCGTGATCGAGTCGGTCGGCTCGGACGTCGCCAACTGGCGGCCCGGCGACCGGGTCACGGTGCCCTTCATCTGCGCCTGCGGCCGGTGCGCCGCCTGCGCGCGAGGCGCCCAGCAGGTGTGCGAGCGCCAGGAGCAGCCCGGTTTCACCCACTGGGGTTCCTTCGCCGAGTACGTCCCGGTGCACCACGCCGACGCCAACCTGGTGGCTCTTCCCGAGACCATGTCGTTCGCCACGGCCGCGAGCCTGGGCTGCCGCTTCGCCACCGCGTTCCGCGCCGTGGTCGGACAGGGCAGGGTGCGGCCGGGGGAGTGGGTCGCGGTGCACGGCTGCGGCGGAGTGGGCCTGTCCGCGGTGATGATCGCCGCGGCGTGCGGGGCCGGAGTCGTCGCCGTCGATGTCTCGCCCGGTGCACTGGAGCTGGCCAGGACGTTCGGCGCGACCGTGTGCGTGAACGCCGCCACGCTGACCGGCAGCGTCGCCGGGGCGGTCCGCGAGGCGACGGGCGGCGGAGCCCATCTCTCGCTCGACGCCCTGGGCGCTCCGGTGACCTGCGTGAACTCCGTACAGAGCCTGCGCCGCCAGGGCCGGCATGTGCAGGTCGGACTGCTGCCCGACGGCGTGCACCTGCCGATGGACCGGGTTGTTCCGCTGGAGCTGGAGATCCTCGGCAGCCACGGCATGGCCGCACATGCCTACCCGGAGATGATGGCGATGGTCGCCTCCGGCGCGCTGCGGCCGGATCTGCTGGTGACGACGGAGATCGGCCTCGACGACGTACCGGCGGTGCTCGCTGCTCTGGGCGGCGCGTCCGGAACGGGCGTCACGGTGATCACACCGCACCCCGCCGTGAATTCGGCGTAA
- a CDS encoding serine hydrolase domain-containing protein has translation MGRYRPTRARRSRRATVPAAAALLLAALCAGTGPDRSTTTSVGQSFDPATVQKLDAAITKIMKQTSIPGLNIGLWMPRCGVYEKSFGVADKQTGTPMKSDLYTRIGSVTKTFTVTGVLQLVDRGKVGLDDPISQYVSGVPGGDVITVRQLAEMRSGLFNYTDDERWLAALRSDPHRSYTPRQLLDIAFRHPPTFEPGAKWEYSNTNTTLLGMLVEKVSGQSLGDYLQEHVFTPLKLTDTSLPGDSAMPDPHAHGYTNFTPTGAIADATNWNPSWAWAAGGIISDLDDLHTWVPALADGRLLTRKTQAERLRTLSIGIPGASYGLGILNFNGWLGHNGDLPGYESIAAQLPTEQASLVILINTDTDYKGKNLSTVIGNAVTSIVTPDHPWSRPASTQPKQSPAPSNR, from the coding sequence ATGGGCAGGTACCGCCCGACCCGAGCGCGTCGATCCCGTCGGGCGACCGTACCCGCCGCCGCGGCCCTCCTCCTCGCCGCCCTGTGCGCAGGCACCGGCCCCGACCGGTCCACCACCACCTCGGTAGGGCAGAGCTTCGATCCCGCCACCGTGCAGAAGCTGGACGCGGCGATCACGAAGATCATGAAGCAGACCAGCATCCCAGGCCTCAACATCGGCCTGTGGATGCCCCGCTGCGGTGTGTACGAGAAGTCCTTCGGCGTCGCGGACAAACAGACCGGCACACCCATGAAGTCCGACCTCTACACACGGATCGGCAGCGTCACCAAGACCTTCACCGTCACCGGCGTCCTCCAGCTCGTCGACCGGGGCAAGGTCGGACTCGACGACCCCATCTCTCAGTACGTCTCCGGCGTCCCCGGCGGGGACGTAATCACCGTGCGCCAGCTGGCCGAGATGCGCAGCGGTCTCTTCAACTACACCGACGACGAAAGGTGGCTGGCGGCCCTGCGCTCCGACCCGCACCGCTCCTACACACCGCGCCAGCTCCTGGACATCGCCTTCAGACATCCCCCGACCTTCGAACCCGGCGCCAAGTGGGAATACAGCAACACCAACACCACCCTGCTCGGGATGCTGGTCGAGAAGGTCAGCGGGCAGAGCCTCGGCGACTACCTCCAGGAACACGTGTTCACGCCGCTGAAACTGACCGACACCTCACTGCCCGGCGACAGCGCCATGCCCGACCCGCACGCCCATGGGTACACCAACTTCACGCCGACCGGCGCCATCGCCGACGCCACCAACTGGAACCCCTCCTGGGCCTGGGCCGCCGGGGGAATCATCTCCGACCTCGACGACCTGCACACCTGGGTCCCTGCGCTCGCGGACGGCCGGCTACTGACCAGAAAGACACAGGCCGAACGACTCCGGACACTCTCGATCGGCATCCCCGGAGCCTCGTACGGCCTCGGCATCCTCAACTTCAACGGCTGGCTCGGCCACAACGGGGACCTGCCCGGCTACGAATCCATCGCCGCCCAGCTCCCCACCGAGCAGGCCTCCCTGGTGATACTCATCAACACCGACACCGACTACAAGGGCAAGAACCTGTCCACCGTGATCGGAAACGCAGTCACCTCCATCGTCACCCCCGACCACCCCTGGTCCCGCCCCGCATCCACCCAACCCAAGCAGTCCCCGGCCCCGAGCAACCGCTGA
- a CDS encoding ArsR/SmtB family transcription factor, translating to MQVPLYQAKAEFFRMLGHPVRIRVLELLQNGPVPVRDLLAEIEIEPSNLSQQLAVLRRSGIVVSIRDGSTVSYALAGGDVAELLRAARRILTELIVGQDELLAELRQADVSR from the coding sequence ATGCAGGTACCGCTGTACCAGGCCAAGGCGGAGTTCTTCCGCATGCTCGGACACCCCGTCCGCATACGCGTGCTGGAGTTGCTGCAGAACGGCCCCGTACCAGTGCGAGACCTGCTGGCCGAGATCGAGATCGAACCGTCGAACCTGTCCCAGCAGCTCGCGGTGCTGCGCCGCTCCGGCATCGTCGTATCCATCCGCGACGGCTCCACCGTCAGCTACGCCCTGGCCGGTGGCGATGTCGCGGAGCTACTCCGTGCGGCCCGCCGAATCCTCACCGAACTCATCGTCGGTCAGGACGAGTTGCTGGCCGAGTTGCGGCAGGCCGACGTGAGTCGGTGA
- a CDS encoding phosphatidylinositol-specific phospholipase C domain-containing protein: protein MGKLSRAAVTTTVAAGLLAGALAPAEASTPKSADPGQLPYSSATWVGVHNAYEKAKYPYFADALDSGAGMLEIDVWTNVFGRSWRVSHSNPLGNNNNCVNAARAAELRTKSRNQDLGGCLADMKAWHDAHPGHRPVLIKMEMKDGFQANNGRGPAALDALLSARLGDALFRPADLAGGRPELDTAVRTDGWPARSALAGKFVIELIPGTVEEGNPADSLWTDREYATHLRDLAAAGRLREAGAFPAVHGAAAGDPRTRYADARIRPWFVLFDGDAGTYAGGSVDTAWYDRNHYLVVMTSAHSVAPAIDDTNPTETQARDRVGLLAGRHASVVSADWYPLPSVLATVVPRGGGQ from the coding sequence ATGGGGAAGCTCTCACGCGCGGCCGTGACGACCACAGTCGCGGCCGGGCTGCTCGCCGGCGCACTCGCTCCGGCGGAGGCGTCCACGCCCAAGTCGGCGGACCCGGGGCAGCTGCCCTACTCCTCCGCCACCTGGGTCGGCGTGCACAACGCCTACGAGAAGGCGAAGTACCCGTACTTCGCGGATGCACTCGACTCCGGCGCCGGGATGCTCGAAATCGATGTGTGGACCAATGTGTTCGGCAGATCGTGGCGCGTCTCGCACAGCAACCCCCTGGGCAACAACAACAACTGCGTGAACGCGGCGCGCGCGGCGGAGCTGCGCACCAAGTCCAGGAACCAGGACCTCGGCGGTTGCCTCGCGGACATGAAAGCGTGGCACGACGCCCACCCCGGCCACCGTCCCGTACTCATCAAGATGGAGATGAAGGACGGCTTCCAGGCCAACAACGGACGCGGCCCCGCCGCGCTCGACGCGCTGCTCTCCGCGCGGCTCGGCGACGCCCTGTTCCGTCCTGCCGACCTGGCGGGCGGCCGCCCGGAGCTCGACACGGCGGTACGGACGGACGGCTGGCCCGCCCGTTCGGCGCTCGCGGGCAAGTTCGTCATCGAGCTCATCCCCGGCACGGTCGAGGAGGGCAACCCCGCCGACTCGCTGTGGACCGACCGCGAGTACGCCACCCATCTGCGCGATCTCGCGGCGGCGGGCCGACTGCGCGAGGCGGGCGCGTTCCCGGCGGTGCACGGCGCGGCCGCCGGCGACCCCCGCACCCGGTACGCCGACGCCCGCATCCGCCCCTGGTTCGTCCTCTTCGACGGGGACGCCGGCACGTATGCGGGCGGCTCGGTCGACACCGCCTGGTACGACCGGAACCACTACCTGGTCGTGATGACGAGCGCGCACAGCGTGGCGCCCGCGATCGACGACACGAATCCGACCGAGACGCAGGCCCGGGACCGCGTCGGGCTGCTGGCGGGCCGCCATGCGAGCGTGGTCTCGGCCGACTGGTATCCGCTGCCGTCGGTACTCGCCACGGTGGTTCCGCGGGGCGGCGGCCAGTAG
- a CDS encoding transposase has product MGAVDPDRRGRAAGRPAQSAAPPREVHSGRTGFLTWGWNDGRRDVTGPAYTRSAMPTRPATPSCNPPTDGAHSGALEEMARRSWQPVPQIAKRADDTRGFNVPPRRWRVERPFAWLLRTRRLSRDYETLPDTAEAMITWSMTMVMTRRPGRARAGRPPTAP; this is encoded by the coding sequence ATGGGCGCTGTGGACCCTGATCGGCGCGGCCGGGCTGCTGGCCGCCCGGCTCAGTCTGCCGCGCCGCCGCGCGAAGTCCACAGTGGACGAACCGGATTCCTGACCTGGGGTTGGAACGATGGTCGACGCGACGTCACCGGCCCCGCGTACACGAGATCTGCGATGCCTACGCGGCCGGCTACGCCCAGCTGCAACCCGCCGACCGACGGCGCCCACTCCGGCGCCCTGGAGGAGATGGCCCGGCGGTCGTGGCAGCCGGTGCCGCAGATCGCCAAACGCGCCGATGACACCCGCGGATTCAACGTTCCGCCGAGGCGGTGGCGTGTGGAGCGACCCTTTGCCTGGCTGTTGCGCACCCGGCGGTTGTCCCGGGACTACGAGACGCTCCCCGACACCGCCGAAGCGATGATCACCTGGTCGATGACGATGGTCATGACGCGGCGGCCGGGCCGGGCGCGAGCCGGTAGGCCCCCGACCGCTCCTTGA
- a CDS encoding helix-turn-helix domain-containing protein, with translation MTTVGSGTGVGPLLRGWRERRRVSQLELALRADSSARHISFIETGRSRPSEDMILRLAEHLEVPVRERNALLLAAGYAPRYAETPLDDPAMGALREGMERLLQGYEPYPATVVDGVYTVVAANRGIAMLLEGLPERLLTPPLNAMRITLHPEGLAPRIRNLREWRGHLLAQMERQIALVRSEPLRELYDEVAAYPFPETGGDPGDMADPAPYPYFALPLQIEHEGRVLSFVSSVSTFNTPMDVTVAELAIETFLPADPATVKYLQSLTP, from the coding sequence ATGACAACAGTCGGGTCCGGCACGGGAGTAGGGCCGCTGCTGCGCGGCTGGCGCGAGCGGCGCCGGGTGAGCCAGCTGGAACTGGCACTGCGCGCCGACTCCTCGGCCCGCCACATCAGCTTCATCGAGACGGGCCGCTCCCGCCCGAGCGAGGACATGATCCTGCGCCTGGCGGAGCACCTCGAGGTCCCCGTTCGGGAACGCAACGCGCTACTGCTGGCGGCCGGATACGCGCCGCGGTACGCCGAGACGCCCCTCGATGATCCGGCGATGGGGGCACTGCGCGAGGGAATGGAGCGGCTGCTGCAGGGCTATGAGCCATATCCGGCCACCGTCGTCGACGGCGTCTACACCGTGGTCGCCGCGAACCGCGGTATCGCGATGCTGCTGGAGGGCCTGCCGGAGCGCCTGCTGACGCCCCCTCTCAACGCCATGCGGATCACGCTGCACCCCGAGGGACTGGCCCCGCGTATCCGCAATCTGCGGGAGTGGCGCGGTCATCTGCTGGCCCAGATGGAACGCCAGATCGCCCTGGTCCGCTCCGAGCCGTTGCGCGAGCTGTACGACGAGGTCGCCGCGTATCCGTTTCCGGAGACCGGCGGCGACCCCGGCGACATGGCGGACCCGGCGCCGTACCCGTACTTCGCACTTCCGCTGCAGATCGAGCACGAGGGCCGGGTGCTGTCCTTCGTCTCGTCCGTCTCCACCTTCAACACACCGATGGATGTGACCGTCGCCGAGCTGGCGATCGAGACGTTCCTCCCGGCCGACCCGGCGACGGTCAAGTACCTGCAGTCGCTCACGCCGTAG
- a CDS encoding GNAT family N-acetyltransferase produces MPEVARACARREGRMMGVTFEPIGRSEEAVGQLDVVVPAYQEVYAEPPYREGPQDVADFLVRARRRATRDGFRLILARDADEVVGFSFGYWLPADTGWWSAMLEPLVRPTVPGRSPVRRWPGR; encoded by the coding sequence CTGCCGGAAGTCGCCCGTGCATGTGCTCGGCGGGAGGGGCGGATGATGGGTGTGACGTTCGAGCCGATCGGCCGGTCCGAAGAGGCAGTAGGGCAGCTGGATGTGGTTGTGCCTGCCTACCAAGAGGTCTATGCGGAGCCGCCGTACCGCGAAGGCCCCCAGGATGTCGCCGATTTCCTCGTGCGTGCCCGGCGGCGGGCGACGCGGGACGGATTCCGGCTCATCCTGGCGCGGGACGCCGACGAGGTTGTGGGGTTTTCGTTCGGCTACTGGCTACCTGCGGATACGGGGTGGTGGAGTGCCATGCTGGAGCCGCTGGTCAGGCCGACGGTGCCTGGGCGCAGTCCAGTTCGGCGTTGGCCCGGGCGGTGA
- a CDS encoding MFS transporter, whose amino-acid sequence MSTAPPEVDEQRFRDALRSLPGRVWIISLGILVNQVGNFLPVFIVLYLTERGYSAGAAGLVLGVSGVGKVLGNAVGGHLADKIGRRWTIVLSAVTTAGLTAVVPSLGPLPLIVAVVGLIGVTSQIYRPAAAAVLLDAVDTNQRRLAAFGVFRFAMNVGAALGGVIGGVLASTSYTELFLGNAAACLLFGVVVAMLLRDAPQPRSGHADTKADRAVGYRQAFADRTLVRFLLMTVVAEFVYIQSTVGLPLHVSDVGLSERDFGLLIGLNGLLVLALELPITGAVSRYRPEYVLAIGNLITGVGLALTGFTASMVLLAATVLIWTLGEMMTSSVAMAYLGSLTPPRMVGRYQGLHGAAYTTGTGAGPLIGGAVYAIGPWALWTLIGAAGLLAARLSLPRRRAKSTVDEPDS is encoded by the coding sequence GTGAGCACCGCGCCGCCGGAGGTCGACGAGCAGCGATTCCGCGACGCGCTGCGCAGCCTGCCCGGCCGGGTGTGGATCATCAGTCTCGGCATCCTGGTCAACCAGGTCGGCAACTTCCTGCCCGTGTTCATCGTGCTCTACCTGACCGAGCGCGGCTACTCCGCCGGTGCCGCGGGGTTGGTGCTGGGTGTGTCCGGGGTGGGCAAGGTGCTCGGCAACGCCGTCGGTGGCCACCTCGCCGACAAGATCGGCCGGCGATGGACCATCGTGCTGTCCGCGGTGACCACCGCCGGGCTGACGGCGGTCGTGCCGTCCCTCGGGCCGCTCCCGCTCATCGTCGCGGTGGTCGGTCTCATCGGCGTGACGTCGCAGATCTACCGGCCGGCCGCCGCCGCCGTGCTGCTCGACGCCGTGGATACCAACCAGCGACGGCTGGCCGCCTTCGGGGTGTTCCGGTTCGCGATGAACGTGGGCGCCGCCCTGGGCGGCGTCATCGGCGGTGTGCTGGCCAGCACCTCCTACACGGAGCTCTTCCTGGGCAATGCCGCCGCGTGCCTGCTCTTCGGCGTGGTCGTGGCGATGCTGCTGCGAGATGCGCCCCAGCCGCGGTCCGGCCACGCGGACACAAAGGCGGACCGGGCGGTGGGATACCGGCAGGCGTTCGCAGACCGCACCCTGGTGCGATTCCTGCTGATGACCGTGGTCGCCGAGTTCGTCTACATCCAGTCCACAGTCGGCCTGCCCCTGCACGTCAGCGACGTGGGTCTGAGCGAACGCGACTTCGGTCTCCTCATCGGGCTCAACGGTCTGCTGGTGTTGGCCCTTGAGCTGCCCATCACCGGCGCGGTCTCCCGGTACCGGCCGGAGTACGTACTGGCCATCGGCAACCTGATCACCGGTGTCGGTCTCGCGCTGACCGGGTTCACGGCCAGCATGGTCCTGCTGGCGGCGACGGTGCTGATATGGACGCTCGGCGAGATGATGACCAGCTCAGTCGCCATGGCCTACCTGGGAAGTCTGACACCGCCGCGGATGGTCGGGCGCTACCAGGGGTTGCACGGCGCCGCGTACACGACCGGTACGGGCGCCGGACCGCTCATCGGCGGCGCCGTGTACGCGATCGGCCCATGGGCGCTGTGGACCCTGATCGGCGCGGCCGGGCTGCTGGCCGCCCGGCTCAGTCTGCCGCGCCGCCGCGCGAAGTCCACAGTGGACGAACCGGATTCCTGA
- a CDS encoding MarR family winged helix-turn-helix transcriptional regulator: MSDSASESPTPGFLVWRLSMKWRAAVDRAVGPLGLTHAQYSLLASLLGMQRSGLRPSQRELADHTGLEALYVSKLARTLEAAGLIERAPDPADTRAVRLSLTTHGREVTRRAIAIVHQLLGRLLAPLGGLDGRRAEVFSRELAILLDTPLDVPTEE, from the coding sequence ATGAGTGATTCCGCATCCGAGAGCCCGACGCCCGGCTTCCTGGTCTGGCGCCTGTCGATGAAATGGCGGGCGGCTGTCGACCGGGCCGTCGGACCGCTGGGTCTGACGCACGCGCAGTACTCACTGCTGGCGTCACTGCTCGGTATGCAGCGGTCCGGACTACGGCCCAGCCAGCGCGAACTCGCCGACCACACCGGCCTCGAAGCGCTCTATGTCTCCAAGCTGGCCCGGACCCTGGAGGCCGCCGGTCTCATCGAGCGCGCCCCGGACCCCGCCGACACGCGGGCGGTCCGGCTGTCGCTCACCACCCATGGGCGCGAGGTCACGCGACGCGCCATCGCCATCGTCCACCAGCTCCTCGGCCGGCTCCTGGCGCCCCTGGGCGGGCTGGACGGCCGGCGGGCCGAAGTCTTCTCCCGCGAACTCGCGATCCTGCTCGACACACCACTCGACGTTCCGACCGAGGAGTAG
- a CDS encoding ATP-grasp domain-containing protein: MSDDVVPTGRQSSAVATGRPRVLVIGGKVEHVRKARELGLDVVHAQYPDEYGRGHWPYVDQALLLDYGDTDRLLPLVRVLHEAYPFQAAVSLFELGLLPTARINEALGLGGESVATVELLLDKWRMRRHLAAKGISPVASAVGRSAQDVREFVSEHGLPIIVKPIRESGSLGVFCIRDRADVDVVAERFRSLDDGHWAAKDLSCADSFDEFLMEEFLDGPEISVETLTFDGRHVVVAVTDKECVGPGFVEIGHSQPSGCSAETLREVTRLVTDFLDAVGLRNGPGHTEVKLTSRGPRIVESHNRIGGDRINELAEIAYGVDMERYALGAGFGVVEPLTMSPEPRGGAAVRFLTPQPGRVVEVTGVDAVRADPAFVDLQLEVQPGDDVPPLTWNEDKVGHVIARGATATEAIAHSRRLAAAIHVRTEPVA; the protein is encoded by the coding sequence TTGTCCGACGATGTCGTACCCACCGGCCGACAGTCCTCGGCGGTCGCCACCGGACGGCCTCGCGTCCTGGTCATCGGCGGCAAGGTCGAGCACGTGCGCAAGGCCCGGGAGCTCGGCCTGGACGTGGTTCACGCCCAGTACCCGGACGAGTATGGCCGCGGCCACTGGCCCTACGTCGATCAGGCGTTGCTGCTCGACTACGGCGACACCGACCGGCTCCTGCCGCTGGTCCGGGTGTTGCACGAGGCGTACCCGTTCCAGGCCGCCGTGTCGCTGTTCGAACTCGGGCTGCTGCCGACGGCGCGGATCAACGAGGCGCTCGGCCTCGGCGGCGAGTCCGTCGCCACCGTGGAGCTGCTGCTGGACAAGTGGCGGATGCGCCGGCACCTGGCCGCGAAGGGCATCAGCCCGGTGGCCTCCGCGGTCGGCCGTTCCGCGCAGGACGTTCGGGAGTTCGTATCGGAGCACGGGCTCCCGATCATCGTCAAGCCGATCCGCGAATCGGGCAGCCTGGGGGTGTTCTGCATCCGCGACCGAGCCGACGTGGACGTAGTCGCCGAACGGTTCCGATCCCTTGACGACGGGCATTGGGCCGCCAAGGACCTGTCCTGTGCCGATTCCTTCGACGAGTTCCTCATGGAGGAGTTCCTGGACGGTCCGGAGATCAGCGTGGAGACCCTGACCTTCGACGGCCGGCATGTGGTCGTCGCGGTGACCGACAAGGAGTGCGTCGGCCCCGGTTTCGTCGAGATCGGACATTCGCAGCCCAGCGGCTGCTCGGCCGAGACACTGCGCGAGGTCACGCGGTTGGTGACGGACTTCCTCGACGCGGTGGGGCTGCGCAACGGTCCAGGGCATACCGAGGTCAAACTGACCTCGCGCGGCCCGCGGATCGTCGAGTCGCACAACCGCATCGGCGGTGACCGGATCAACGAACTGGCCGAGATCGCCTACGGCGTCGACATGGAGCGCTACGCGCTGGGCGCCGGGTTCGGCGTGGTGGAGCCGCTGACCATGTCGCCCGAGCCTCGGGGCGGAGCGGCCGTCCGGTTCCTCACGCCGCAGCCCGGACGGGTCGTGGAGGTGACCGGCGTCGACGCCGTGCGCGCGGACCCGGCGTTCGTCGACCTCCAGTTGGAGGTACAGCCGGGCGACGACGTACCACCGCTGACCTGGAACGAGGACAAGGTCGGTCACGTCATCGCCCGCGGCGCCACCGCGACCGAAGCGATCGCCCACAGCAGGCGGCTGGCCGCGGCGATCCACGTACGCACCGAGCCCGTCGCGTGA